A single genomic interval of Malania oleifera isolate guangnan ecotype guangnan chromosome 13, ASM2987363v1, whole genome shotgun sequence harbors:
- the LOC131146427 gene encoding NAC domain-containing protein 7-like isoform X2 yields the protein MNTFSHVPPGFRFHPTDEELVDYYLRKKVTSRRIDLDVIKDVDLYKIEPWDLQEICRIGTEEQNEWYFFSHKDKKYPTGTRTNRATAAGFWKATGRDKAIYSKHDLIGMRKTLVFYKGRAPNGQKSDWIMHEYRLETDENGTPQEEGWAVCRVFKKRITTMRKVSEQESPNWYDDQVSFMPDLDSPKQSTQSNMAYDIPFSCKKELDLAYQIPHEHYPQLPLLESPKLLQTVPTMSCSSMAAYAIGINHGSTLQSSSLTQEVGHHFQPAHDPNLQSIYSTGNSHEQAVDQVTDWRVLDKFVAYQLSQDVSKESNYSNTVNDAFQASDHSNSNILAQDLNKHDEMIPENASTTSASSCQIDLWK from the exons ATGAATACGTTTTCACATGTTCCTCCTGGTTTTCGGTTCCATCCCACCGACGAAGAACTCGTCGACTACTACCTTAGGAAAAAAGTCACTTCAAGAAGGATTGACCTAGATGTCATTAAAGATGTTGATCTCTACAAAATTGAGCCATGGGACCTTCAAg AAATATGTAGAATAGGAACAGAAGAGCAAAATGAATGGTACTTTTTCAGCCACAAAGACAAGAAGTATCCGACTGGAACTCGCACCAACCGGGCCACAGCAGCAGGGTTTTGGAAAGCCACAGGAAGAGACAAGGCTATATACTCCAAGCATGACTTGATTGGCATGAGGAAGACCTTAGTCTTCTACAAGGGTCGAGCTCCGAACGGCCAAAAGTCCGATTGGATTATGCACGAGTATCGGCTTGAAACAGATGAAAATGGAACTCCTCAG GAAGAAGGCTGGGCTGTGTGCAGAGTATTCAAGAAGAGAATAACAACCATGCGAAAGGTGAGCGAGCAGGAGTCCCCAAATTGGTACGATGACCAAGTCTCATTCATGCCAGACTTGGATTCGCCAAAGCAAAGCACTCAATCTAATATGGCTTATGACATCCCTTTCTCCTGCAAGAAAGAGCTAGACTTGGCATACCAAATCCCTCATGAGCATTACCCACAACTGCCCCTTTTGGAGAGCCCGAAATTGCTCCAAACCGTGCCAACAATGAGCTGCAGTTCTATGGCCGCATATGCTATTGGCATAAACCATGGAAGCACATTGCAGTCATCATCCCTCACACAAGAAGTAGGACATCATTTTCAGCCAGCCCATGATCCAAACTTGCAATCGATCTACAGCACCGGCAATAGCCACGAGCAAGCGGTGGATCAAGTCACGGATTGGCGAGTTCTAGACAAGTTTGTAGCTTATCAACTCAGCCAAGATGTTTCCAAGGAAAGCAACTACTCAAACACGGTTAATGACGCCTTTCAAGCATCCgatcattcaaattcaaatatcctCGCCCAAGATTTGAACAAGCACGATGAAATGATACCAGAAAATGCCTCGACTACATCGGCATCAAGTTGCCAAATTGATCTGTGGAAGTGA
- the LOC131146427 gene encoding NAC domain-containing protein 7-like isoform X1 — protein sequence MNTFSHVPPGFRFHPTDEELVDYYLRKKVTSRRIDLDVIKDVDLYKIEPWDLQEICRIGTEEQNEWYFFSHKDKKYPTGTRTNRATAAGFWKATGRDKAIYSKHDLIGMRKTLVFYKGRAPNGQKSDWIMHEYRLETDENGTPQAKGWAVCRVFKKRITTMRKVSEQESPNWYDDQVSFMPDLDSPKQSTQSNMAYDIPFSCKKELDLAYQIPHEHYPQLPLLESPKLLQTVPTMSCSSMAAYAIGINHGSTLQSSSLTQEVGHHFQPAHDPNLQSIYSTGNSHEQAVDQVTDWRVLDKFVAYQLSQDVSKESNYSNTVNDAFQASDHSNSNILAQDLNKHDEMIPENASTTSASSCQIDLWK from the exons ATGAATACGTTTTCACATGTTCCTCCTGGTTTTCGGTTCCATCCCACCGACGAAGAACTCGTCGACTACTACCTTAGGAAAAAAGTCACTTCAAGAAGGATTGACCTAGATGTCATTAAAGATGTTGATCTCTACAAAATTGAGCCATGGGACCTTCAAg AAATATGTAGAATAGGAACAGAAGAGCAAAATGAATGGTACTTTTTCAGCCACAAAGACAAGAAGTATCCGACTGGAACTCGCACCAACCGGGCCACAGCAGCAGGGTTTTGGAAAGCCACAGGAAGAGACAAGGCTATATACTCCAAGCATGACTTGATTGGCATGAGGAAGACCTTAGTCTTCTACAAGGGTCGAGCTCCGAACGGCCAAAAGTCCGATTGGATTATGCACGAGTATCGGCTTGAAACAGATGAAAATGGAACTCCTCAGGCAA AAGGCTGGGCTGTGTGCAGAGTATTCAAGAAGAGAATAACAACCATGCGAAAGGTGAGCGAGCAGGAGTCCCCAAATTGGTACGATGACCAAGTCTCATTCATGCCAGACTTGGATTCGCCAAAGCAAAGCACTCAATCTAATATGGCTTATGACATCCCTTTCTCCTGCAAGAAAGAGCTAGACTTGGCATACCAAATCCCTCATGAGCATTACCCACAACTGCCCCTTTTGGAGAGCCCGAAATTGCTCCAAACCGTGCCAACAATGAGCTGCAGTTCTATGGCCGCATATGCTATTGGCATAAACCATGGAAGCACATTGCAGTCATCATCCCTCACACAAGAAGTAGGACATCATTTTCAGCCAGCCCATGATCCAAACTTGCAATCGATCTACAGCACCGGCAATAGCCACGAGCAAGCGGTGGATCAAGTCACGGATTGGCGAGTTCTAGACAAGTTTGTAGCTTATCAACTCAGCCAAGATGTTTCCAAGGAAAGCAACTACTCAAACACGGTTAATGACGCCTTTCAAGCATCCgatcattcaaattcaaatatcctCGCCCAAGATTTGAACAAGCACGATGAAATGATACCAGAAAATGCCTCGACTACATCGGCATCAAGTTGCCAAATTGATCTGTGGAAGTGA